A stretch of DNA from Cryptomeria japonica chromosome 4, Sugi_1.0, whole genome shotgun sequence:
AGTGTCATTCTTCCCTCTCCTTTTTCCATGTGGCTACTTTGACAAAAGTATATAATCCACAGAAATAAAATGCAGCTCAGATGTGGATGCTCGTTTGTCATAAGCTGTGCATTTCTCAGAAAGTGCTCTGATTAGAAAGAGAGTAAAGGCAGGTGGGGACAATCTTCATTTTTTCATGGAAAAAAACGCTCAATTTATATGGCTTTCCGTGTAAAATCGTCTTGCTTTCCCGTATCCATGTGAAAACAAATAGGAGAAAACTGACGACTTGGTTGCGAAAGCGCATGGAAGGAGTCGTGTTAGACTTCATTATGGCCTTATTGTCTTATAATGTGAAATGAGGTATGTAaatgtcaatccaatctctttcACATTAACTTTCAATTTAATTTCTCATTCCCAATTTGATAATATATATCATAAGAATATCTTTCTTATCTAACGAATTTGAATCTATTTGATGCGCAAGAAAACACTTTAACAGTTATAAACCAAAACAAAAAGAGATTTGTTCTCCTTTTCCAAATTATGTTTTCTTTAGTTGATTTAAAACACACATATTATTTGAAAAAGCCGGTTATAACGTGACTCGGAAACAATACCGTCTCACGTCTGGGTTAAGTTGCCCGGAAATTTTGGTAGTCTTTCTTCAAAGCTGCAAACAAAACCTCATTCCACCAAAGTTTACTGCCTTCAAAGCAACTGTTTGACGAAGTTAAAATTTGAGGGTCCGCCCAACGATAAGATTTGACGACATACCCATCCACGAAACAAAATATATGCCTCCCGCGACTGGTTACATATTGGATATTTTCTGATGTAATTTACACACCTACCTTTTCTTGGATTTTTCTTAGATATTTTTACAGTGTACGACGTGTGTATACAACATTCATTTTCCATGGACTAACCCTAAATACTGAATGAAATTTATGGCCTCTCAAGGATCACATTAAGTCACCATTTAACTAATGAATTTCCGACATATGAAAGAATTGCTCATCAGATATAGAAATGAAAAAGTTATACCAAAggttaaaaaaaaattccaaatgtCATATCAACCTTTCTTTCCAAGGTTGGGGGTAAATTTTTCACTGTTCTTTTATAATATTGAATTAAGTTACAATTTTTACAATAATTGCTTGTTCACGGCGTGTAAAGATGACCACAGAAACATTTGCATCAATAAAATGTAAATCTGACTTACTTTTCCAGCGCTATTTACATCTACAGAGAGAATAAATTGGAGTGATACACAAAAATGATTCAAATTCGATAAGTACTTTTGTGGCATTGGTATGAGTTGTATGATTATAGACTCTGTCTGAGCAATATTCTGTAGCCACTGAATTCCCGATGGATAGAAGCCTGTGTAAAGCTGTTAAAGAGGGAAACTGTGAGAAAGTGAGAGAGTTAGCCCGGAATAATCCTCAGATTCTCAAAACGGTTACTCCTCTGGGAAATACAGCTCTCCATGTAGCAGCCAGTCGAAAGGATCATAAGCTTGCTGAACTGCTGCTTTCGTTGAAACCATGCATCATATTAATGAGGAACGTAAATCAAGAGACAGCGCTGCATAAAGCGGCCGCAGCGGGATGTTTGGAAGTTGTTCAGCTTCTCCTCGACTTTAAGAATGGAGTGCGCTGTAATTCTTCAGAATGCGCTCATCCGGACGGATATGATTTAGAAGGCTGTCGTTTAGATCCCAATGATCTCTGGAGAGCTCCAAATCTTGACAATGAAACAGCCCTCCACTACGCAGCAAGAGGTGATTATCCGGAGATTGCGAGCGCGCTATTGAAAAAAGTGAAGGATATTGAATTAATTCTGAACAAAGCTGGCGAGTCTGCACTCTATACAGCATGTGAAGGTGGCTCTTGGCGCGCGGCAGTGAAGCTGGGAGAGAGAGATTCTATCTCCGACACGAGGCAAGATAAACAAACTTGCCTTCATCAACTCTTAACTATTGACGGCCATTGTTATACTGGTGTGTTAGCAAGACCCTGCAATAAATTTTACTTCGTAGATACTTTATGCAGTTTTGTTTGACGTCTCTCTATCTATTGTTCAGATATAGCCCTGTACTTGCTCGGAAAGAGACCCGCTCTGGCCGAAAAGGCTGACGCTGCAGGCAACTTTCCATTGCACTTAGCGTCAATAAGAGGCAATAGAAGAATCGTAGAGGAGTTACTAAAAAGAAGTCCAGATACGGCTCTGCAAAAGAACAAGGATGGGATGGCTGCAATTCATTATGCAGCGCGCAAAGGTCACGAGGATATAGTAAGTTGCTTGATCGATTATGTACCAGATTGTACGGAAGTTCTTGGGAAGGACAACAAGAATGCCCTTCATTTTGCTTTGGAATATGGCCGAATTTCAGCGGCGAAAACTCTGCTGTCGGAGTCGATGGACCCTTCGTTTTTAATCAACCACGCTGACAGGGATGGCCAGACGGCTCTTCACAAAGTAGTAGAGGATCCTGAGTTGGCTTCCGAGGTAAAGTAACTGTAGAAATAGCACTGATAAGCTCTATAAATTGCATTGAAGGACCACTAACCTGTAAATGTGCACTGTTTTAT
This window harbors:
- the LOC131047435 gene encoding ankyrin repeat-containing protein NPR4; translated protein: MDRSLCKAVKEGNCEKVRELARNNPQILKTVTPLGNTALHVAASRKDHKLAELLLSLKPCIILMRNVNQETALHKAAAAGCLEVVQLLLDFKNGVRCNSSECAHPDGYDLEGCRLDPNDLWRAPNLDNETALHYAARGDYPEIASALLKKVKDIELILNKAGESALYTACEGGSWRAAVKLGERDSISDTRQDKQTCLHQLLTIDGHCYTDIALYLLGKRPALAEKADAAGNFPLHLASIRGNRRIVEELLKRSPDTALQKNKDGMAAIHYAARKGHEDIVSCLIDYVPDCTEVLGKDNKNALHFALEYGRISAAKTLLSESMDPSFLINHADRDGQTALHKVVEDPELASEMLSPMLKISRWNVNAADNNGLATLDVAEAKIMTVMKSSYRKQLRKCGAHRKEGISLKRQRSRSSPLLERSPQKDGKVKKDDGDNLSVIATLVFTVTFAAALTVPGGFRTDNGVPVWMHATAFQCFIVSDTLAFCLSILAMFILTIKSRDKQEVSVRIHGFILFRAKYYRGYLYFLFGNIGCRFNGQHMVSNAINATLVAFITGVYVTVAPKYLWLALTVCTMGVFTVFIYFLMLAATPTINRKF